One segment of candidate division KSB1 bacterium DNA contains the following:
- a CDS encoding tetratricopeptide repeat protein, which produces MKIPPSYRVFSSLLLTGLLLTTSYGQKKLPLSTQSSDAQKYYHEAVQGIESFQPSPKLQALARQSVQADSTFAMGQLLLASLTPAKDRQPVLDKARQLAAKASRGERLYIEATSHALGNNREKAIVLFTKLHRDYPGERRICMVLGQLHQQLARYSEAVKYYDAALKIDDNSPRAYTLLGDCHLLQEQYARARECYQLAISKLAADASPFAPFSGLALTSLYERKPEQALETIQEFHRRYRRNGSAENFPDVWIWNYMGRVNLEFGRLEEALQCYETGYRSVPGSALDSIEKKIWFGRLFHGKARTLAKMGRHAEAWQYADQIKMMIQTGGPRGEEFWKAYHYLAGYLALESGDSKRAVEHLEQSDQEDPFQKLLLARAHLQLGNKSRALELCRDIVKNTTNNLDRALAYPEAKRILTTTGNS; this is translated from the coding sequence ATGAAAATTCCCCCCTCTTACCGAGTTTTCAGCTCCCTCCTGCTGACCGGTTTACTGCTGACCACCAGTTACGGTCAGAAAAAGCTTCCCCTGAGCACTCAATCATCGGACGCCCAAAAATACTATCATGAAGCGGTACAGGGCATCGAGTCCTTTCAACCCTCGCCAAAACTGCAAGCGCTGGCACGTCAGAGCGTGCAGGCCGATTCCACTTTTGCCATGGGACAACTGCTGCTTGCCAGTCTGACGCCGGCAAAAGATCGCCAGCCTGTGCTGGACAAGGCGCGCCAACTGGCGGCAAAAGCCTCCCGCGGTGAGCGGCTCTATATCGAGGCCACCTCGCATGCACTCGGCAACAACCGCGAAAAAGCCATCGTTCTGTTCACCAAGCTGCACCGGGATTATCCCGGCGAACGCCGGATCTGCATGGTGCTCGGGCAACTGCATCAACAACTGGCCCGCTATTCCGAGGCCGTGAAATACTATGACGCCGCCCTTAAAATCGATGACAACTCGCCGCGGGCCTACACCCTGCTCGGCGACTGCCACTTGCTGCAGGAGCAATATGCCCGGGCGCGTGAGTGTTACCAACTTGCCATCAGCAAACTCGCCGCCGATGCCTCGCCCTTTGCGCCGTTTTCCGGCCTGGCCCTCACCAGCCTTTATGAACGCAAACCGGAACAAGCCCTGGAAACCATTCAGGAGTTCCATCGCCGCTACCGCCGCAACGGCTCAGCGGAAAATTTCCCGGACGTCTGGATTTGGAACTACATGGGGCGCGTCAATTTGGAATTCGGCCGGCTTGAGGAAGCGCTGCAGTGTTATGAAACCGGCTATCGCTCCGTGCCCGGCAGTGCACTCGACAGCATCGAAAAGAAGATCTGGTTTGGCCGCCTGTTTCACGGCAAGGCCAGAACCCTGGCAAAAATGGGCCGCCACGCCGAGGCCTGGCAATACGCCGATCAAATCAAAATGATGATCCAAACCGGTGGCCCGCGGGGAGAAGAATTCTGGAAAGCCTATCATTATCTCGCAGGCTACCTTGCGCTGGAAAGTGGGGACAGCAAACGCGCAGTCGAGCATCTGGAACAATCGGATCAAGAGGATCCCTTTCAAAAGCTGCTGCTGGCCAGGGCCCATCTGCAACTGGGCAACAAAAGCCGCGCCCTCGAACTGTGCCGCGACATCGTGAAGAACACCACCAACAACCTCGATCGCGCTCTTGCCTATCCCGAAGCCAAAAGGATTCTCACCACCACCGGCAACTCATAA
- a CDS encoding heme-binding domain-containing protein, whose product MAKVLKIAGMVLIAFLVGAQFVRPARTTPTVDQSRTLAAQMAVPAKVQNIFDRACRDCHSHQTTWPWYSNVAPASWLVINHVNEGRRHLNFSDWAKYTPKQARHKLEEICEVISSGEMPLKSYLLLHPDAKLTPAEVETLCAWTKSAHQRLEQESPDEQ is encoded by the coding sequence ATGGCAAAAGTTCTCAAGATTGCAGGGATGGTGCTGATTGCATTTCTTGTGGGGGCGCAATTCGTGCGGCCGGCCAGGACCACGCCGACGGTGGATCAAAGCCGGACGCTGGCGGCGCAAATGGCCGTGCCGGCGAAGGTGCAGAATATTTTCGACCGCGCCTGCAGGGACTGCCATTCTCATCAAACCACATGGCCCTGGTACAGCAATGTCGCCCCGGCCTCCTGGCTGGTGATCAATCATGTCAACGAGGGCCGCCGCCATCTGAATTTTTCCGATTGGGCAAAATACACACCGAAGCAGGCGCGGCACAAACTGGAGGAAATCTGTGAAGTCATTTCCAGCGGTGAGATGCCGCTGAAGTCCTATCTGCTGCTGCATCCCGATGCGAAACTGACTCCGGCCGAGGTCGAAACCCTCTGCGCATGGACCAAGAGCGCGCACCAGCGCCTGGAGCAGGAATCGCCTGATGAGCAATAG
- a CDS encoding biopolymer transporter ExbD: MALRFQRKNRAVGGIPTASLPDIVFLLLIFFMVSTVFKQYAGLPVTLPQARLIEKLPGKRDVAHLWIDRNGRLMLDDKIVSVADLQKIMTARRSDPLHPLKAVALHIDETVKMDQVYAVQQQLREAEALNVLYAARSFRP, encoded by the coding sequence ATGGCGTTGCGATTCCAGCGAAAAAACCGGGCTGTCGGCGGCATTCCCACGGCCTCGTTGCCGGACATCGTGTTCCTGCTGCTGATTTTTTTCATGGTCTCGACCGTCTTCAAGCAGTACGCAGGCCTGCCGGTGACCCTGCCGCAGGCGCGCCTGATCGAGAAACTGCCGGGCAAGCGCGATGTGGCCCATCTCTGGATCGACCGCAACGGCCGCCTCATGCTGGATGACAAGATCGTGAGTGTGGCGGATCTGCAAAAGATCATGACTGCCCGGCGCAGCGATCCCCTGCATCCGCTGAAGGCGGTGGCCCTGCACATTGATGAAACCGTGAAGATGGATCAAGTTTATGCGGTGCAGCAGCAACTGCGCGAGGCGGAGGCATTGAATGTGCTCTATGCCGCACGGTCTTTCCGTCCATGA
- a CDS encoding ArgE/DapE family deacylase has protein sequence MTTPAIDRDYLIQTLQDLIGINSINPDLVPGGAGEAEIAGYVEQACRALGLHTTMLAAHPHRPSVVARLPGTGTGKSLLLNAHLDTVGIAGMSAPFSAVFRAGRVYGRGAYDMKGSLAACLTAMKALVEANVVPAGEVMLTAVADEEYASRGTAEVLQQFRADGAIVTEPTELQLCLAHKGFVWLEVETIGRAAHGSRFQDGIDANMNMGRFLAELGMLEAELRQQRGHPLTGPPSLHAARLQGGTAWSTYAANCRLQIERRTIPGETTTRVMTEIEAILARLSQQHASFQARLGAVLSRDPFEVSPRSELVVILTEAATRVMGKPPAMIGMPFWMDSALLAAAGIETVVIGPTGAGAHAEVEWVELQSLMDLAQILVHAAMAYCR, from the coding sequence GTGACGACCCCCGCCATTGATCGTGATTATTTGATTCAGACGCTGCAGGATCTCATCGGCATCAATTCGATCAATCCGGATCTGGTGCCGGGCGGCGCTGGTGAAGCGGAAATCGCCGGCTACGTGGAACAGGCATGCCGCGCTCTGGGTCTGCATACCACCATGCTTGCCGCGCACCCTCACCGCCCGAGCGTGGTGGCCCGTCTTCCGGGCACAGGCACCGGTAAATCCCTGTTGCTCAATGCCCATCTCGACACCGTCGGAATCGCAGGCATGTCAGCGCCGTTCTCCGCTGTGTTTCGCGCCGGCCGCGTTTACGGTCGCGGCGCTTATGACATGAAAGGCAGTTTGGCGGCCTGTTTGACTGCCATGAAAGCACTGGTGGAAGCCAACGTGGTGCCCGCCGGTGAAGTGATGCTCACTGCGGTTGCCGATGAGGAGTATGCCAGCCGGGGCACGGCCGAAGTATTGCAACAGTTCCGTGCTGACGGCGCCATTGTGACCGAGCCGACGGAGTTGCAGCTTTGCCTGGCGCACAAGGGCTTCGTCTGGCTGGAGGTGGAAACCATCGGCCGCGCTGCACATGGCAGCCGCTTCCAAGACGGCATCGATGCGAACATGAACATGGGAAGATTCCTGGCCGAATTGGGAATGCTGGAAGCCGAACTGCGTCAGCAACGGGGACATCCACTTACTGGTCCGCCCTCGCTGCATGCTGCGCGGCTACAGGGAGGAACGGCCTGGAGCACTTATGCCGCCAACTGCCGGCTGCAGATCGAACGCCGGACGATACCCGGTGAAACCACAACCCGGGTCATGACAGAGATCGAAGCGATCCTGGCCCGCCTGTCACAGCAGCATGCCAGCTTTCAGGCACGGCTTGGCGCCGTGTTGTCCCGCGATCCTTTTGAAGTGTCGCCGCGGTCGGAACTGGTTGTGATTCTCACGGAGGCTGCCACACGGGTGATGGGAAAGCCCCCGGCAATGATCGGCATGCCTTTTTGGATGGATTCCGCACTGCTGGCTGCCGCCGGAATCGAGACCGTCGTCATCGGCCCGACAGGCGCGGGTGCCCATGCGGAAGTGGAATGGGTGGAGTTGCAGTCGTTGATGGACCTGGCGCAAATTCTGGTGCATGCCGCGATGGCCTATTGCCGTTGA
- a CDS encoding MotA/TolQ/ExbB proton channel family protein, producing the protein MEGYSVLKLYQDGGGFMHPILILFVIGLAISVERFWTLSRSNVDPRKFLPRIRAALQSGGIAEALAVCGRTRGPVAAIFHAALQRADRGLDQVEKAIINAGAVEMAFLEKNLVWLTTVISLAPLLGFLGTVWGMILAFKAIEMANDISPAIVAGGISVALITTLFGLIVAIIIQTCHNYFVSRIDKLVIDMEKSAFELVEALVEQQGRPL; encoded by the coding sequence GTGGAAGGGTACTCTGTCTTGAAGTTGTATCAGGACGGCGGTGGCTTCATGCATCCGATCTTGATTTTGTTCGTCATTGGTCTGGCGATCAGCGTGGAGCGCTTTTGGACCCTGTCGCGTTCAAACGTCGATCCCCGAAAATTCCTGCCGCGCATCAGGGCCGCCTTGCAGAGCGGCGGCATCGCCGAGGCGCTGGCGGTGTGCGGCCGGACGCGCGGGCCGGTGGCCGCCATTTTCCATGCCGCGTTGCAGCGAGCCGACCGCGGGCTGGACCAGGTGGAGAAAGCCATCATTAATGCCGGCGCGGTCGAAATGGCGTTTCTGGAAAAAAATCTGGTCTGGCTGACCACGGTGATCTCGCTGGCGCCGCTGCTGGGTTTTCTCGGCACGGTGTGGGGAATGATTCTTGCCTTCAAAGCCATCGAGATGGCAAATGACATCAGCCCCGCGATCGTGGCCGGCGGCATTTCGGTGGCCTTGATCACCACGCTTTTCGGCCTGATCGTCGCGATCATCATTCAAACCTGCCACAACTACTTTGTCAGTCGCATCGACAAGCTGGTGATCGACATGGAAAAAAGCGCCTTCGAGCTGGTGGAAGCGCTGGTCGAACAGCAGGGCCGCCCGCTATGA
- a CDS encoding YbjQ family protein, which translates to MIASAMTTTAFTLDGYRVVRNLGVVRGITVRSRSIFGTIGASLQTLMGGNISLFTELCEKTRAEAFEMMLRHAEEIGANAVLGIRYDANEVMQGVTEVLCYGTAVVVRPE; encoded by the coding sequence ATGATTGCCTCTGCGATGACAACCACGGCTTTCACTCTGGACGGCTATCGTGTGGTCAGGAATCTCGGTGTGGTGCGCGGCATCACCGTGCGCTCACGCTCCATATTCGGCACCATTGGCGCGTCGCTGCAAACGCTGATGGGCGGCAACATCTCCTTGTTCACCGAGCTTTGTGAGAAGACGCGCGCCGAAGCCTTCGAGATGATGCTCCGGCATGCCGAGGAGATCGGCGCCAATGCCGTCCTTGGAATTCGCTATGACGCCAATGAAGTCATGCAGGGCGTCACCGAAGTCCTGTGCTACGGAACCGCGGTGGTCGTGCGACCGGAGTAG
- a CDS encoding biopolymer transporter ExbD gives MIRRPARRMPEIPTASLADVAFLILIFFLATTHIDVEKGIRLTLPAKGAATVVARPDLIMLLINAQGEVLLDEQEVALAAIKEVLQPRLAANPNLIVSVKAHPQAEYRVYLAVIDQIKQAGGRRISIAEPD, from the coding sequence ATGATCCGCCGACCCGCACGCCGGATGCCCGAGATCCCCACCGCCTCGCTGGCGGACGTGGCTTTTCTCATCCTCATTTTCTTTCTCGCCACCACCCACATCGATGTGGAAAAGGGCATTCGCCTGACACTGCCGGCCAAAGGCGCAGCCACCGTGGTGGCACGTCCGGACCTCATCATGCTTCTGATCAATGCCCAGGGGGAAGTGCTGCTTGATGAGCAGGAGGTGGCGCTGGCGGCAATCAAGGAGGTGCTGCAGCCCCGGCTGGCGGCCAATCCCAATCTCATCGTTTCCGTAAAGGCACATCCACAGGCGGAGTACCGTGTCTATCTCGCGGTGATCGATCAAATCAAACAGGCGGGGGGCAGGCGCATTTCCATCGCGGAGCCGGACTGA
- a CDS encoding S41 family peptidase: MKSFGNHKVWMATFAVVTVSTLALFEPFSLLPWERPQRNSNLYQEMMRFSEALSAVNKYYVEEVKAQTLVDGAISGMLSKLDPHSVFIPKDQLEEVTEKFEGHFFGIGIEFLIVKKWPTVIAPIAGSPSERLGLRAGDQIVQIEGKSTYNLEQEEVIRQLRGPRGSQVRITIQRPGFDSTFEVTITRDRISIYSVEPVFMIDDRTGYIGVKRFSKTTAEELENALTKLEAQGMRQLILDLRSNAGGYLDQAVEVADKFIERGRKIVYTRGRIPQADDDYFATDDDHHPQFPMIILIDHGSASASEIVAGAAQDWDRALIVGETSFGKGLVQTQIGLKDGSAIRVTTAKYYTPSGRLIQRPYENGNFTEYVNEAYDDVDPNATPDSTQHRPMYKTSAGRGVFGGGGITPDVRLKWLLPSRFTYDLIIANVFLEYASEFASKNRHLANDFESFKQTWMPYERMLAELRRLSDSKGIKFDQASWNADQGMIRMLLKKEIALHLWDREHAAQVEIHEDPQFQQVLRLFPQAEKLAAMGEGSQRPRKN, encoded by the coding sequence ATGAAGTCTTTCGGCAATCACAAAGTTTGGATGGCAACCTTCGCGGTGGTAACCGTTTCCACCCTTGCCCTGTTCGAGCCTTTCAGTCTCCTGCCGTGGGAGCGGCCGCAGCGCAACAGCAATCTCTATCAGGAGATGATGCGCTTCAGTGAAGCGCTCAGCGCGGTCAACAAGTATTATGTCGAGGAAGTCAAAGCCCAAACTTTGGTGGACGGCGCCATCTCCGGCATGCTCAGCAAGCTGGATCCGCATTCCGTTTTCATTCCGAAAGACCAGCTCGAGGAAGTGACCGAGAAATTCGAGGGGCATTTCTTCGGGATTGGCATCGAATTTCTCATCGTCAAAAAATGGCCGACGGTGATTGCACCGATCGCCGGCTCGCCCTCCGAGCGCCTCGGACTGCGTGCCGGCGACCAGATCGTGCAGATCGAAGGCAAGTCGACCTACAACCTCGAGCAGGAGGAAGTCATCCGGCAGCTCCGCGGCCCGCGCGGCTCGCAGGTGCGCATCACCATTCAACGCCCCGGCTTCGATTCGACTTTTGAAGTGACCATCACGCGCGACCGGATTTCGATCTACAGCGTCGAGCCGGTTTTCATGATCGACGATCGCACCGGCTATATCGGCGTGAAGCGTTTCTCCAAAACCACGGCGGAGGAGCTGGAAAACGCGCTCACCAAGCTGGAGGCGCAGGGCATGCGCCAGCTTATCCTCGATTTGCGCAGCAATGCCGGCGGCTATCTCGACCAGGCGGTGGAAGTGGCCGATAAATTCATCGAGCGCGGCCGCAAAATTGTCTACACCCGCGGCCGCATTCCCCAGGCTGACGATGACTACTTTGCCACCGATGATGATCATCATCCGCAATTCCCCATGATCATTCTCATCGATCACGGCTCGGCCAGCGCGTCGGAAATTGTGGCGGGCGCGGCACAGGATTGGGATCGCGCCCTGATTGTTGGGGAAACCAGCTTCGGCAAGGGTCTGGTGCAGACGCAAATCGGCTTGAAGGACGGCTCCGCCATTCGCGTGACCACCGCCAAATACTATACCCCCAGCGGCCGGTTGATTCAGCGGCCCTATGAGAACGGCAATTTCACCGAGTACGTCAACGAGGCCTATGATGATGTCGACCCCAACGCCACCCCGGACAGCACGCAACACCGGCCGATGTACAAGACCAGCGCCGGCCGCGGAGTTTTTGGTGGCGGCGGCATCACCCCCGACGTGCGCCTCAAGTGGCTGCTGCCTTCGCGGTTCACCTATGATCTGATCATTGCCAACGTGTTTCTGGAATACGCCAGCGAGTTTGCCAGCAAGAACCGCCACCTGGCAAATGATTTCGAGAGTTTTAAACAGACGTGGATGCCTTATGAGCGCATGCTGGCGGAGTTGCGCCGGTTGAGCGACAGCAAAGGCATCAAATTCGACCAGGCAAGCTGGAACGCCGACCAGGGCATGATCAGGATGCTTTTGAAAAAGGAAATCGCCCTGCACCTGTGGGATCGCGAGCATGCCGCGCAGGTGGAAATTCACGAGGACCCGCAATTTCAACAGGTGTTGCGCCTGTTCCCGCAGGCGGAAAAACTGGCCGCCATGGGGGAGGGCAGCCAGCGCCCGCGCAAAAATTAA
- a CDS encoding PorV/PorQ family protein, which yields MLLVCLPRFVLAQEAGKSGLAFLKIGVGGRAAALGEAYVALAQDATAIYWNPAGLAQAQGTQLAFCHLEWLQSINHDFYAVSFAGFDGVLGLGLTMQSVPGIEMRDRPTAEPIGTFDGRDLALALAYGRKHGAALSWGLAAKYLYEKIYLHSASGFAVDFGAAWQKPGSPVRVAASVQNLGSMGAPARENIALPALLRAGAAWQLPSASGTPAFALTFENVMLFKGGHAVNAGMEYWPLPGLAARAGYQLGRENRGLAAGFGATRGRFTLDYGYLPFDQGLGATHRFALLARL from the coding sequence TTGCTGCTCGTTTGCCTGCCGCGTTTCGTACTGGCGCAGGAGGCGGGCAAATCCGGGCTGGCTTTTTTGAAAATCGGTGTGGGCGGCCGGGCCGCAGCATTGGGTGAGGCTTATGTTGCGCTGGCACAGGATGCCACCGCCATCTATTGGAATCCCGCGGGTCTGGCTCAGGCGCAGGGCACGCAACTTGCCTTCTGCCATTTGGAATGGTTGCAGAGCATCAATCATGATTTTTATGCCGTCAGCTTTGCAGGCTTTGACGGCGTGCTCGGCCTGGGTTTGACGATGCAAAGCGTTCCCGGGATCGAAATGCGTGACCGGCCGACCGCGGAGCCGATCGGCACCTTTGATGGCCGCGATCTGGCGTTGGCGCTGGCTTATGGCCGAAAGCATGGCGCTGCGCTGTCCTGGGGCCTCGCTGCCAAGTACCTTTACGAAAAGATCTATCTCCATTCTGCCAGTGGCTTTGCGGTTGACTTCGGTGCGGCATGGCAGAAGCCCGGCTCACCAGTGCGCGTGGCGGCCAGCGTACAAAACCTGGGCAGCATGGGTGCGCCGGCGCGGGAAAACATTGCATTGCCGGCCCTGCTGCGTGCCGGTGCCGCCTGGCAACTTCCCTCTGCCAGTGGCACCCCGGCCTTTGCGCTCACGTTTGAAAACGTGATGCTGTTCAAGGGCGGCCATGCGGTCAACGCGGGTATGGAATACTGGCCGCTGCCCGGCCTGGCCGCGCGGGCCGGTTATCAACTGGGCCGGGAAAACCGCGGCCTGGCTGCCGGCTTCGGCGCGACCCGCGGCCGCTTCACACTGGATTATGGCTATTTGCCGTTCGATCAGGGACTGGGTGCGACGCATCGCTTTGCCCTGCTGGCACGACTTTGA
- the metH gene encoding methionine synthase, whose product MSRNLFEQRLQEKIIVFDGATGSNLQLLNLTPEDFGGEIYHGCNEHLVFTRPDAVANLHASFLAAGCDVIETDTFGATAIVLAEYDLGRQAHAHNRRAAEIARSVARDFSTPDHPRFVAGSIGPTTKLPSLGHISYNEMFDAYFEQTAGLVEGGVDLLCVETCQDLLQTKAALAAIFAYCAEKKIHLPVIASVTVETMGTMLLGSDISAALAALEPFPLTAIGMNCATGPQEMSENIRYLTGNSPFPVFCMPNAGLPENIGGQAHYKLTPEDLEHYLSHFVKDLGVQIVGGCCGTGPAHISRLVAAVGGLAPRARVVDFIPSAASLYSSIPLHLDPPPLLIGERLNANGSKKFRELLQQEDWEAMVAMAKEQVREGSHMLDVCVAYVGRDEVRDMIALVERLNTQVSVPLVIDSTEWQVIDAALQRIAGRAIVNSINLEDGEARLAHVLPLCRRYGAAVIALTIDEQGMAKTVEQKVAIARRIHDLACGKYGLRPQDLIFDCLTFTLGSGDEEFRKSGIATLEAIRRIKAELRGVRTILGVSNVSFGLTPHARHVLNSVFLYYAVQAGLDMAIVHASKILPLHNINEAERELHRRLIFDERRFDEAGTCVSDPLQEIMAYYAGRSEHKQEAAPLPAQVEERLKRRIIDGDKLGLEADLAEALQKHAPLAIINDILLDGMRVVGDLFGAGQMQLPFVLQSAETMKTAVKYLEPHMERVQGMSKGTMVLATVKGDVHDIGKNLVDIILTNNGYQVINLGIKVPVEQMIHAAEQHGADVIGMSGLLVKSTLIMKENLEVLNERGLTIPVILGGAALTRAYVEEELTALYRGPLAYGKDAFAGLQFMREICEGGPPASSSAPPTRRRGTARREQDDAGAAPDTAAVTPGWQPVAIPTPPFWGTRVVRDIALATVFQYLNKIALFRGQWQVRRGKMSVPEYERLVQEKFEPLLAGLQQRCLAERLLVPQVIYGYFPCNSQGNDVIIFDEQGRREIECFTFPRQSQGHRLCLADFFAPLDSGRRDVIGMMIVTVGHIASEISRRLFENDKYSEYLYFHGLSVESAEALAEYWHKQMRAELGLAAEDAADLRDLFRQGYRGARFAFGYPACPALEDQTKLFRLLEPARIGISLTEEFQLVPEQSTSAIIVHHPAARYFNI is encoded by the coding sequence ATGAGCAGAAATCTGTTTGAGCAGCGACTGCAGGAAAAAATCATTGTTTTCGACGGCGCTACCGGTTCGAATTTGCAATTGCTGAACCTGACGCCGGAGGATTTTGGCGGCGAGATCTACCACGGCTGCAACGAACACCTGGTGTTTACCCGGCCGGACGCCGTCGCGAATCTCCACGCCAGCTTCCTGGCAGCCGGTTGCGATGTCATCGAAACCGACACCTTTGGCGCCACGGCGATCGTGCTGGCAGAGTATGATCTCGGCCGCCAGGCGCATGCGCACAATCGCCGCGCCGCCGAAATCGCGCGGTCGGTGGCCCGCGATTTCTCCACTCCCGACCATCCGCGTTTTGTGGCCGGCTCGATCGGCCCCACCACCAAGCTTCCCAGCCTGGGGCACATCTCCTACAATGAAATGTTCGACGCCTACTTCGAGCAAACTGCCGGGTTGGTGGAAGGCGGGGTCGACCTGCTCTGCGTTGAAACCTGCCAGGACCTGCTGCAAACCAAAGCTGCGCTCGCGGCCATCTTTGCCTACTGCGCGGAAAAGAAAATACATCTGCCGGTGATTGCCAGCGTCACCGTCGAAACCATGGGCACGATGTTGCTGGGCAGTGACATTTCTGCGGCGCTGGCAGCGCTCGAACCCTTTCCGCTCACCGCCATCGGCATGAACTGCGCCACCGGCCCACAGGAAATGTCGGAGAACATCCGCTATCTCACCGGCAACAGCCCGTTTCCGGTTTTTTGCATGCCCAACGCCGGCCTGCCCGAAAACATCGGCGGCCAGGCGCATTACAAACTCACGCCCGAGGACCTCGAGCATTATCTTTCCCACTTCGTGAAAGACCTGGGCGTGCAGATTGTGGGCGGCTGTTGTGGCACCGGGCCGGCGCACATCAGCCGGCTGGTCGCGGCGGTCGGCGGACTCGCTCCCCGGGCGCGCGTGGTTGATTTCATCCCTTCGGCCGCCAGCCTTTACAGCAGCATCCCGCTGCATCTCGATCCCCCGCCGCTGTTGATCGGCGAGCGCCTCAATGCCAACGGCTCGAAGAAATTTCGCGAGCTGTTGCAGCAGGAGGATTGGGAGGCCATGGTGGCAATGGCGAAAGAGCAGGTGCGTGAAGGGTCGCACATGCTCGATGTCTGTGTGGCCTACGTCGGCCGCGACGAAGTGCGGGACATGATAGCGCTCGTCGAGCGGCTGAACACCCAGGTCTCCGTGCCGCTGGTGATCGATTCCACCGAATGGCAGGTGATCGACGCCGCTTTGCAGCGCATCGCCGGCCGGGCAATCGTCAACTCCATCAACCTGGAAGACGGGGAGGCCCGTCTGGCGCATGTTCTGCCCCTGTGCCGGCGCTATGGCGCGGCGGTGATCGCGCTGACCATCGATGAACAGGGCATGGCGAAAACCGTCGAACAAAAGGTCGCGATCGCCCGCCGCATTCACGATCTCGCCTGCGGAAAATACGGCCTGCGGCCGCAGGATTTGATTTTTGACTGCCTCACCTTCACCCTGGGCAGCGGCGACGAGGAATTTCGCAAAAGCGGCATCGCCACCCTGGAAGCCATTCGCCGCATCAAGGCGGAGTTGCGCGGCGTGCGCACCATTCTGGGCGTCAGCAACGTCTCTTTTGGACTCACGCCGCACGCCCGCCACGTGCTCAATTCGGTGTTTCTCTACTATGCCGTGCAGGCCGGCCTCGACATGGCGATCGTGCACGCCTCCAAAATCCTGCCGCTGCACAACATCAACGAGGCCGAGCGCGAACTCCACCGCCGGTTGATTTTCGACGAGCGCCGCTTCGACGAAGCCGGCACCTGCGTTTCCGATCCGCTGCAGGAGATCATGGCCTATTATGCCGGACGCAGCGAACACAAGCAGGAAGCCGCGCCGCTGCCGGCGCAGGTGGAGGAACGCCTGAAACGCCGCATCATCGACGGCGACAAGCTGGGGCTGGAGGCCGATCTCGCCGAAGCACTGCAAAAACATGCGCCACTCGCCATCATCAACGACATTCTGCTGGACGGCATGCGCGTGGTCGGTGACCTGTTTGGCGCCGGCCAGATGCAACTGCCTTTTGTCTTGCAATCCGCCGAAACCATGAAAACCGCGGTGAAGTATCTTGAACCGCACATGGAACGAGTGCAGGGCATGAGCAAAGGGACGATGGTGCTGGCCACGGTCAAGGGCGACGTGCATGACATCGGCAAGAATCTCGTTGACATCATTCTCACCAACAACGGCTATCAGGTGATCAATCTCGGCATCAAGGTGCCGGTGGAGCAGATGATTCACGCGGCCGAGCAGCACGGCGCGGATGTCATCGGCATGAGCGGCCTGCTGGTGAAGTCGACGCTGATCATGAAGGAAAACCTCGAGGTGCTGAATGAGCGCGGCCTCACCATTCCGGTGATTCTCGGGGGCGCGGCACTGACGCGCGCCTACGTTGAGGAGGAGCTGACCGCGCTTTATCGCGGCCCGTTGGCATACGGCAAAGATGCTTTCGCCGGCCTGCAGTTCATGCGGGAAATCTGCGAGGGCGGCCCGCCGGCATCCTCCTCCGCGCCGCCAACCCGCCGGCGCGGGACGGCACGCCGTGAGCAGGATGATGCCGGCGCCGCGCCGGACACGGCGGCTGTCACGCCGGGCTGGCAGCCGGTGGCCATTCCAACGCCGCCTTTTTGGGGAACCAGGGTGGTGCGCGACATCGCGCTCGCCACCGTGTTCCAATATCTCAACAAGATCGCGCTCTTTCGCGGCCAATGGCAGGTGCGTCGGGGCAAAATGTCGGTGCCGGAATACGAACGGCTGGTGCAGGAAAAATTCGAACCGCTGCTCGCCGGGCTGCAGCAGCGGTGCCTGGCCGAACGCCTGCTCGTGCCGCAAGTGATTTATGGCTATTTTCCCTGCAACAGCCAGGGGAATGACGTCATCATTTTCGATGAGCAGGGCAGGCGGGAGATCGAGTGTTTCACTTTTCCACGTCAGTCACAGGGCCATCGTCTCTGCCTGGCGGATTTCTTCGCGCCCCTGGACAGCGGCCGGCGCGACGTGATCGGCATGATGATAGTCACCGTCGGCCACATTGCCTCGGAAATCTCACGCCGTCTGTTTGAAAACGACAAGTATTCCGAGTATCTCTATTTTCACGGCTTGAGCGTGGAAAGCGCCGAGGCGCTGGCGGAATACTGGCACAAACAGATGCGCGCCGAGTTGGGCCTGGCAGCAGAAGATGCCGCCGACCTCCGCGATCTCTTCCGGCAGGGCTATCGCGGCGCGCGTTTCGCCTTTGGCTATCCCGCCTGTCCCGCTCTGGAAGATCAGACCAAACTGTTCCGCCTGCTGGAACCGGCCCGCATCGGCATCTCGCTGACCGAAGAGTTTCAGCTCGTGCCGGAGCAATCGACCTCGGCGATCATCGTGCATCACCCGGCCGCGAGATATTTCAACATTTGA